From the genome of Monomorium pharaonis isolate MP-MQ-018 chromosome 2, ASM1337386v2, whole genome shotgun sequence, one region includes:
- the LOC105831243 gene encoding uncharacterized protein LOC105831243 isoform X2 — protein sequence MDPKKDKRSSNFTASDKQLLLRLCNEHKSIIECKKTDGCTWRKKDEMWKEIENLFNSSTTSIHRTAKQLKFKYEAIKRDLKKERVKNKAYARGTGGGQYIPPPVTNTEEENELLQTIEISVEGLTNTFDCDGLSEMQPLTERLSSNED from the exons ATGGAtccaaaaaaagataaaaggagTTCCAATTTTACCGCTAgcgataaacaattattattaaggttGTGTAATGAACACAAAAGTATTAttgaatgtaaaaaaactGATGGTTGCACgtggagaaaaaaagatgagatgtggaaagaaatagaaaatttatttaacagctCTACAACAAGTATA CATCGAACTGCGaagcaattaaaattcaaatacgaAGCGataaaaagagatttaaaGAAAGAACGAGTAAAAAACAAGGCTTATGCAAGAGGCACTGGTGGAGGACAGTATATACCTCCACCCGTTACAAACACAGAAGAGGAGAACGAACTATTACAAACAATCGAAATTAGTGTTGAAGGATTGACAAATACGTTTGATTGTGATGGTTTGTCcg AAATGCAACCGCTCACTGAACGGCTAAGTAGCAATGAAGATTAG
- the LOC105831243 gene encoding uncharacterized protein LOC105831243 isoform X1, with product MDPKKDKRSSNFTASDKQLLLRLCNEHKSIIECKKTDGCTWRKKDEMWKEIENLFNSSTTSIHRTAKQLKFKYEAIKRDLKKERVKNKAYARGTGGGQYIPPPVTNTEEENELLQTIEISVEGLTNTFDCDGLSGNNSWHNRRRPVLHKASKSSVSAAFELLAEKKIQLVNWQIEVEKIRRAHVRQKNQLEIDILNLQKDEMQLKVDLLKKH from the exons ATGGAtccaaaaaaagataaaaggagTTCCAATTTTACCGCTAgcgataaacaattattattaaggttGTGTAATGAACACAAAAGTATTAttgaatgtaaaaaaactGATGGTTGCACgtggagaaaaaaagatgagatgtggaaagaaatagaaaatttatttaacagctCTACAACAAGTATA CATCGAACTGCGaagcaattaaaattcaaatacgaAGCGataaaaagagatttaaaGAAAGAACGAGTAAAAAACAAGGCTTATGCAAGAGGCACTGGTGGAGGACAGTATATACCTCCACCCGTTACAAACACAGAAGAGGAGAACGAACTATTACAAACAATCGAAATTAGTGTTGAAGGATTGACAAATACGTTTGATTGTGATGGTTTGTCcg GCAACAATTCATGGCATAATAGAAGACGACCAGTTTTGCATAAAGCAAGTAAATCTTCAGTTAGTGCTGCATTTGAATTGCTtgctgagaaaaaaatacagttaGTTAATTGGCAAATAGAAGTGGAGAAAATAAGAAGAGCCCACGTACGACAAAAAAATCAACTGGAAATAGATATCTTAAACTTACAAAAGGATGAGATGCAATTGAAagtagatttattaaaaaaacattaa
- the LOC105827867 gene encoding uncharacterized protein LOC105827867 isoform X3, with the protein MQNCRGDNNSHTHKYLGPGNKLQSGTSLDTDDSIAEKHDILYTLNPSNVEKADEIAVDEFLSDFSNTYNYHSLIGGLGLQLKRNYESVFGQQYPMSKHHAGQSDYAYAQKRLSEIYKEEKQKNKDLSWWEFQKLHGAALMKEAQQQRLANGSSNRIVSTTNLKRNAESNTNTDTSEKRSRTHDTTQPSTSNTSDIDLDNNSINSSNSNMDIDSMETIANPSKGGGVTSGASGSGGKGGTSSGAINGPVMIYKNPATPYITRTYRKNWIIFSYGFAHSLLKGEDNYMFTTPLALIPVDYLPFYVNNAEFLLMYGKNVAVHCRARVKPLGCRMNFQTSATDSKWATSEFVAIGQSAVGLNLCIPGKNRKYTPKSKNPMEVESTSYPSMTDLGEKMYGGFPVGTWQGAANCVPRHLNLYYTPMLAKDTQPQTQDKFTHINGSPKIGSYVDRFLVNTCIGQPIVNYEYFPKNGILTDTYNVDVTNIKQKYRIKDDATVIKLSQKKLNNVVLEGNFVQQTTDDTNINEWETAMTSNWHQQIEHHDTFTWDSGHVTGVCQPQVHVGITAVPAINPGSETVDFQNTSIYWSIETELTVHQYQNSCFEYGVAHTYNPTLYPKGYIKKYWSGNTFSHHPNLHEDEHYSVMSDAFTDTSNSMGPTVLRSPLTYQRQEKAATLEPHGDVATEEIISPDERFDRSTPIPIPIDGNIIDERRSSGGPIRHIRRGGLHGTGHTFSRPFTTLE; encoded by the exons ATGCAGAACTGCCGCGGCGACAATAATAGCCATACTCATAAATACTTAGGTCCAGGAAACAAATTACAAAGCGGCACATCGTTAGATACGGACGATAGTATCGCGGAAAAACACGATATATTATACACTCTAAACCCGTCAAACGTTGAGAAAGCGGACGAAATAGCGGTTGACGAATTTTTATCTGATTTCAGtaacacatataattatcattCACTAATTGGCGGCCTTGGACTACAATTAAAACGAAATTATGAAAGTGTGTTCGGTCAACAGTATCCAATGTCGAAACATCATGCTGGACAAAGTGATTATGCTTACGCACAAAAACGTTTAAGTGAAATTTATAAGgaggaaaaacaaaaaaataaagacttaAGTTGGTgggaatttcaaaaattacatgGAGCAGCTTTAATGAAAGAAGCACAACAACAACGATTAGCGAATGGATCCAGTAACCGCATCGTATCTACAACAAATCTTAAACGAAACGCAGAATCAAATACAAACACAGATACAAGTGAGAAACGATCTCGTACACACGATACaacacaaccatctactagtAATACCAGTGACATTGATTTGGATAACAATAGTATTAACTCTTCAAATTCCAATATGGATATTGATTCTATGGAAACTATTGCAAATCCTTCAAAGGGTGGTGGCGTTACAAGTGGAGCGAGTGGTTCCGGAGGAAAGGGTGGTACTTCTTCAGGAGCAATAAATGGACCtgtaatgatatataaaaatcccGCGACACCTTATATTACACGtacttatagaaaaaattggaTTATATTCAGTTATGGTTTTGCACATTCATTATTAAAAGGAgaagataattatatgtttactACTCCGCTAGCATTAATTCCTGTAGATTACTTACccttttatgtaaataacgctgaatttttattaatgtacgGAAAGAATGTTGCTGTGCATTGTCGTGCGCGAGTAAAGCCTTTAGGTTGTAGAATGAATTTTCAAACTAGTGCTACAGACTCTAAATGGGCTACATCAGAATTTGTAGCAATTGGGCAAAGTGCTGTTGGTTTAAACTTATGTATACCtggtaaaaatagaaaatacacACCAAAATCTAAAAATCCTATGGAAGTTGAATCTACATCTTATCCAAGTATGACAGATTTAGGAGAAAAAATGTATGGTGGTTTTCCAGTTGGTACTTGGCAAGGCGCTGCAAATTGTGTACCACGACacttaaatttgtattacacTCCTATGTTAGCTAAAGATACACAACCACAAACGCAAGATAAATTTACTCATATTAATGGTTCTCCAAAAATAGGATCATATGTAGATCGTTTTTTAGTTAATACGTGTATCGGACAACCAATTGTAAATTACGAATATTTTCCTAAAAATGGAATATTAACAGATACTTATAACGTTGATGTaactaatattaaacaaaaatatcgtATTAAAGATGACGCAAcggtaataaaattatctcaaaaaaaattgaataatgtaGTTTTagaaggtaattttgttcaaCAAACAACCGATGATACGAATATTAATGAATGGGAAACAGCGATGACTTCCAATTGGCATCAACAAATAGAACATCATGATACATTTACATGGGACAGTGGTCATGTAACTGGGGTATGTCAACCACAGGTGCATGTTGGTATTACAGCTGTTCCCGCTATTAATCCAGGAAGTGAAACTGTCGATTTTCAAAACACAAGCATCTATTGGAGTATAGAAACAGAACTTACAGTTCATCAGTACCAAAATAGCTGTTTCGAATACGGCGTCGCGCATACTTATAACCCCACTTTATATCCCAAAggatatataaagaaatactgGAGTGGTAATACTTTCAGTCATCATCCTAATTTACACGAAGACGAACATTATAGTGTCATGAGTGATGCATTTACCGATACATCTAATTCCATGGGTCCTACTGTGCTCCGCAGTCCGCTTACATACCAACGACAAGAAAAAGCAGCCACACTTGAACCTCACGGAGATGTCGCCActgaagaaattatttctccCGATGAACGATTCGATCGATCAACTCCAATACCTATCCCCATTGATGGAAACATTATTGACGAACGAAGAAGTTCCGGAGGACCTATCAGACATATCCGACGAGGAGGGTTACACGGAACAGGCCATACCTTCAGCAGACCTTTTACAACACTTGAatg A
- the LOC105827867 gene encoding uncharacterized protein LOC105827867 isoform X2, producing MQNCRGDNNSHTHKYLGPGNKLQSGTSLDTDDSIAEKHDILYTLNPSNVEKADEIAVDEFLSDFSNTYNYHSLIGGLGLQLKRNYESVFGQQYPMSKHHAGQSDYAYAQKRLSEIYKEEKQKNKDLSWWEFQKLHGAALMKEAQQQRLANGSSNRIVSTTNLKRNAESNTNTDTSEKRSRTHDTTQPSTSNTSDIDLDNNSINSSNSNMDIDSMETIANPSKGGGVTSGASGSGGKGGTSSGAINGPVMIYKNPATPYITRTYRKNWIIFSYGFAHSLLKGEDNYMFTTPLALIPVDYLPFYVNNAEFLLMYGKNVAVHCRARVKPLGCRMNFQTSATDSKWATSEFVAIGQSAVGLNLCIPGKNRKYTPKSKNPMEVESTSYPSMTDLGEKMYGGFPVGTWQGAANCVPRHLNLYYTPMLAKDTQPQTQDKFTHINGSPKIGSYVDRFLVNTCIGQPIVNYEYFPKNGILTDTYNVDVTNIKQKYRIKDDATVIKLSQKKLNNVVLEGNFVQQTTDDTNINEWETAMTSNWHQQIEHHDTFTWDSGHVTGVCQPQVHVGITAVPAINPGSETVDFQNTSIYWSIETELTVHQYQNSCFEYGVAHTYNPTLYPKGYIKKYWSGNTFSHHPNLHEDEHYSVMSDAFTDTSNSMGPTVLRSPLTYQRQEKAATLEPHGDVATEEIISPDERFDRSTPIPIPIDGNIIDERRSSGGPIRHIRRGGLHGTGHTFSRPFTTLE from the exons ATGCAGAACTGCCGCGGCGACAATAATAGCCATACTCATAAATACTTAGGTCCAGGAAACAAATTACAAAGCGGCACATCGTTAGATACGGACGATAGTATCGCGGAAAAACACGATATATTATACACTCTAAACCCGTCAAACGTTGAGAAAGCGGACGAAATAGCGGTTGACGAATTTTTATCTGATTTCAGtaacacatataattatcattCACTAATTGGCGGCCTTGGACTACAATTAAAACGAAATTATGAAAGTGTGTTCGGTCAACAGTATCCAATGTCGAAACATCATGCTGGACAAAGTGATTATGCTTACGCACAAAAACGTTTAAGTGAAATTTATAAGgaggaaaaacaaaaaaataaagacttaAGTTGGTgggaatttcaaaaattacatgGAGCAGCTTTAATGAAAGAAGCACAACAACAACGATTAGCGAATGGATCCAGTAACCGCATCGTATCTACAACAAATCTTAAACGAAACGCAGAATCAAATACAAACACAGATACAAGTGAGAAACGATCTCGTACACACGATACaacacaaccatctactagtAATACCAGTGACATTGATTTGGATAACAATAGTATTAACTCTTCAAATTCCAATATGGATATTGATTCTATGGAAACTATTGCAAATCCTTCAAAGGGTGGTGGCGTTACAAGTGGAGCGAGTGGTTCCGGAGGAAAGGGTGGTACTTCTTCAGGAGCAATAAATGGACCtgtaatgatatataaaaatcccGCGACACCTTATATTACACGtacttatagaaaaaattggaTTATATTCAGTTATGGTTTTGCACATTCATTATTAAAAGGAgaagataattatatgtttactACTCCGCTAGCATTAATTCCTGTAGATTACTTACccttttatgtaaataacgctgaatttttattaatgtacgGAAAGAATGTTGCTGTGCATTGTCGTGCGCGAGTAAAGCCTTTAGGTTGTAGAATGAATTTTCAAACTAGTGCTACAGACTCTAAATGGGCTACATCAGAATTTGTAGCAATTGGGCAAAGTGCTGTTGGTTTAAACTTATGTATACCtggtaaaaatagaaaatacacACCAAAATCTAAAAATCCTATGGAAGTTGAATCTACATCTTATCCAAGTATGACAGATTTAGGAGAAAAAATGTATGGTGGTTTTCCAGTTGGTACTTGGCAAGGCGCTGCAAATTGTGTACCACGACacttaaatttgtattacacTCCTATGTTAGCTAAAGATACACAACCACAAACGCAAGATAAATTTACTCATATTAATGGTTCTCCAAAAATAGGATCATATGTAGATCGTTTTTTAGTTAATACGTGTATCGGACAACCAATTGTAAATTACGAATATTTTCCTAAAAATGGAATATTAACAGATACTTATAACGTTGATGTaactaatattaaacaaaaatatcgtATTAAAGATGACGCAAcggtaataaaattatctcaaaaaaaattgaataatgtaGTTTTagaaggtaattttgttcaaCAAACAACCGATGATACGAATATTAATGAATGGGAAACAGCGATGACTTCCAATTGGCATCAACAAATAGAACATCATGATACATTTACATGGGACAGTGGTCATGTAACTGGGGTATGTCAACCACAGGTGCATGTTGGTATTACAGCTGTTCCCGCTATTAATCCAGGAAGTGAAACTGTCGATTTTCAAAACACAAGCATCTATTGGAGTATAGAAACAGAACTTACAGTTCATCAGTACCAAAATAGCTGTTTCGAATACGGCGTCGCGCATACTTATAACCCCACTTTATATCCCAAAggatatataaagaaatactgGAGTGGTAATACTTTCAGTCATCATCCTAATTTACACGAAGACGAACATTATAGTGTCATGAGTGATGCATTTACCGATACATCTAATTCCATGGGTCCTACTGTGCTCCGCAGTCCGCTTACATACCAACGACAAGAAAAAGCAGCCACACTTGAACCTCACGGAGATGTCGCCActgaagaaattatttctccCGATGAACGATTCGATCGATCAACTCCAATACCTATCCCCATTGATGGAAACATTATTGACGAACGAAGAAGTTCCGGAGGACCTATCAGACATATCCGACGAGGAGGGTTACACGGAACAGGCCATACCTTCAGCAGACCTTTTACAACACTTGAatg a